A region from the Alnus glutinosa chromosome 5, dhAlnGlut1.1, whole genome shotgun sequence genome encodes:
- the LOC133869276 gene encoding disease resistance protein RPM1-like — MPTDEEATLWNPAPGKPTDSRLVGNARRICATYAAKWRRRLLESEEVSKKVFSVLGFKKVKIEITLISQLRKCLRQKRYVVVFDDVWKTEFWEIVKHALPYNDRGSRIIITTRSDLIGVSCKESLSDLVHKLQPLSQDKAWELFCRKAFQTEFQRCCPRELVRMSMDIVKKCEGLPLAIVAIGGLLSTKEKVLLEWQKLLDSLSSELECNPHLTSITNILSLSYHDLPCYLKSCYLYFGIFPEDYSISAPRLLWLWVAEGFIRGKKGKPLEDVAEEYLMDLINRNLVQVSFGELDYEIQRKYRIHDLLHEIILSKAKELNFCQVLEAGDTTSHGKSRRLSIHDVRENVFETRSKIM; from the exons ATGCCCACAGATGAAGAAGCCACCCTTTGGAATCCAGCACCTGGAAAGCCTACAGATTCTCGACTTGTAGGAAATGCAAGGAGAATTTGTGCTACGTATGCAGCCAAATGGAGGCGAAGATTATTAGAAAGTGAAGAAG TTTCCAAAAAAGTGTTTTCGGTTTTGGGTttcaaaaaagtgaaaattgagATCACATTAATTAGCCAGCTGAGGAAATGTTTACGACAAAAGAGGTATGTTGTGGTTTTTGATGATGTCTGGAAGACAGAGTTTTGGGAAATTGTGAAACATGCTTTACCATACAATGACAGAGGCAGTAGGATTATCATCACAACACGCAGTGATCTTATTGGTGTTTCTTGTAAAGAATCTTTATCCGATCTAGTGCACAAGCTACAACCTCTATCTCAAGACAAGGCTTGGGAATTGTTTTGCAGAAAGGCATTCCAGACCGAGTTCCAGAGGTGTTGTCCGAGAGAGTTGGTGAGAATGTCGATGGACATTGTCAAAAAATGTGAAGGCCTACCACTTGCAATTGTTGCCATAGGTGGCCTTCTGTCAACAAAGGAGAAGGTGCTGTTAGAATGGCAAAAGTTACTCGATAGCCTCAGCTCTGAGCTAGAATGTAATCCCCACCTTACAAGTATCActaacattctctctctcagttATCATGATCTTCCGTGCTACCTAAAGTCATGCTACTTGTACTTCGGCATTTTCCCGGAGGACTACTCAATCAGTGCTCCAAGATTACTTTGGCTATGGGTAGCTGAGGGCTTTATAAGAGGAAAGAAGGGAAAACCATTGGAAGACGTGGCAGAAGAATACTTAATGGATCTCATTAACAGAAACTTGGTTCAAGTTTCATTTGGGGAACTTGATTACGAGATACAGAGAAAATACAGAATCCATGATTTGCTGCATGAAATCATCCTATCGAAGGCTAAAGAGTTGAATTTTTGTCAAGTTCTAGAAGCTGGTGACACAACTTCCCATGGAAAAAGTCGGCGCCTATCAATCCACGATGTTAGAGAAAATGTTTTCGAGACAA GGAGTAAAATTATGTGA
- the LOC133869277 gene encoding disease resistance protein RPM1-like, with translation MTETVVTLVINELVQLLNHESKLLRGVQREVVNIREELESIQCFLKDADQRDLQVGVKTWVKQVREVAYHIEDVIDEYVLQRAQCHHQQGFIAFLHKIGYLLKNLKSGHDIATKIQDIKISVREIKERRERYGFSSSDQGSSSRPTNVTWHDPRVGSHFIEEDEVVGIESTRDELVSWLVGGVSKRSVISVVGMGGIGKTTLTKKVYENESVKGHFDCLVWITVSQSYNVSKILMSMAMQIYQTKETNQGQIDMTDEIILISQLRKCLQLKRYVVVFDDVWKTEFWEIVKHALPCNDKGSRIIITTRSDLIGVSCKESLYDQVHKLQPLSQDKAWELFCKKAFYTEFQEGCPRELVRLSMDIVRKCEGLPLAIVAIGGLLSTKEKVPLEWKKLHDSLSYELECNPHLTSVTNILSLSYHDLPCYLKSCFLYFGIFPEDYSISGPRLLYLWVAEGFIKEKKGKSLEDLAEEYLMELIHINLVQVSFGELDYEIYRKYRIHDLLCEIILSKAEELNFCQVLEPGDTTSHGKSRCLSIQDVRENVFETSEYSRVRSVFLFNINEMPRSFIVKLFRKFKFLKVLDFEDAPIDYLPQEVGNLFHLKNLSLRRTKVKILPKSVGRLQNLQTLNVMETAMCELPIEILRLYKLRHILANSDDFEIKSSFHSKRGIKIHEGFGCLKDLQTLSTIDDHHGGGLFEDLGKLSQLRVLGISGMTIERGRTLCTSIQNMVHLKILVVGSINENEIIDLQSISSPPPFLEHIYLWGRLEKLPNWILELQNLVTLILFFSSLKEDALLCVQTLPNLITLSLNHAYDGEQLHFEEGCFQKLKKLTLRGLKNLKMVEIGRGSLPGLEQLEIGPCPQMKELPSGIQHLERLKILDFYEMQGEYVLRIQPNGGEDYWKVKKVSTIRLMYRIKGERYQTYKLGDSDLLERLQGLPS, from the coding sequence ATGACAGAAACTGTTGTGACCCTTGTCATCAATGAGCTGGTTCAGTTGCTCAATCATGAATCAAAACTGCTAAGGGGTGTCCAACGAGAAGTGGTGAACATTAGAGAAGAATTGGAGAGCATCCAGTGTTTCCTCAAAGATGCAGATCAAAGAGACCTCCAAGTTGGCGTCAAAACGTGGGTGAAACAAGTGAGAGAAGTAGCCTATCATATAGAAGATGTAATAGATGAATATGTTCTTCAAAGGGCACAGTGTCATCATCAGCAAGGTTTTATTGCTTTCCTCCATAAAATTGGCTACTTATTGAAAAACCTAAAATCGGGTCATGATATAGCTACCAAAATTCAAGATATCAAAATATCAGTCCGTGAAATCAAGGAACGAAGAGAAAGATATGGTTTTAGTTCCTCAGATCAAGGATCAAGTAGCAGACCAACAAATGTTACATGGCATGACCCTCGAGTGGGTTCACATTTCATTGAGGAAGATGAAGTTGTGGGTATTGAGTCTACAAGGGATGAACTCGTAAGCTGGTTGGTGGGGGGAGTATCTAAACGCTCTGTGATTTCAGTGGTAGGCATGGGCGGAATTGGTAAGACAACTCTTACTAAGAAAGTATATGAGAATGAATCAGTGAAGGGACATTTTGATTGCCTTGTTTGGATCACTGTGTCTCAGTCATACAACGTGTCGAAGATACTCATGTCCATGGCAATGCAAATCTACCAGACAAAAGAAACTAATCAAGGGCAAATAGACATGACAGATGAGATCATACTAATTAGCCAGCTGAGGAAATGTTTACAGCTAAAAAGGTATGTTGTGGTTTTTGATGATGTCTGGAAGACAGAGTTTTGGGAAATTGTTAAACATGCTTTACCATGCAATGACAAAGGCAGTAGGATTATCATCACAACACGCAGTGATCTCATCGGTGTTTCTTGTAAAGAATCTTTATATGATCAAGTGCACAAGCTACAACCTCTATCTCAAGACAAAGCTTGGGAATTGTTTTGCAAAAAGGCATTCTACACCGAGTTTCAGGAGGGTTGTCCGAGAGAATTAGTGAGACTGTCGATGGACATCGTCAGAAAATGTGAAGGTCTGCCACTTGCAATAGTTGCCATAGGTGGTCTTCTGTCAACAAAGGAGAAGGTGCCGTTAGAATGGAAAAAGTTGCACGATAGCCTCAGTTATGAGCTAGAATGTAATCCCCACCTTACAAGTGTCActaacattctctctctcagttATCATGATCTTCCGTGCTACCTAAAGTCATGCTTTTTGTACTTCGGCATTTTTCCGGAGGACTACTCAATCAGTGGTCCAAGATTACTTTATCTATGGGTAGCTGAGGgctttataaaagaaaagaagggaaaatcATTGGAAGACTTAGCGGAAGAATACTTAATGGAGCTCATCCACATAAACTTGGTTCAGGTTTCATTTGGGGAGCTTGATTATGAGATATACAGAAAGTATAGAATCCATGATCTGCTGTGTGAAATCATCCTATCGAAGGCTGAAGAGTTGAATTTCTGTCAAGTTCTGGAACCTGGTGACACAACTTCCCATGGAAAAAGTCGATGCTTATCAATCCAAGATGTTAGAGAAAATGTTTTCGAGACAAGTGAGTACTCTCGGGTTCGTTCTGTTTTTCTCTTCAACATTAATGAAATGCCCAGGTCTTTCATAGTTAAATTGTTCAGAAAGTTCAAGTTTTTGAAAGTGTTGGATTTTGAAGATGCTCCTATTGATTATCTTCCTCAAGAAGTGGGCAATTTATTCCACTTGAAGAACTTAAGTTTGAGGAGAACAAAAGTGAAGATACTTCCAAAGTCAGTGGGTAGACTACAGAACCTACAGACACTAAATGTCATGGAAACCGCAATGTGTGAGCTACCAATTGAGATATTAAGGCTTTATAAGCTGAGACATATTTTGGCCAATTCTGATGACTTCGAAATTAAAAGTAGCTTTCATTCTAAGCGAGGAATAAAAATACATGAAGGGTTTGGATGTTTAAAAGACTTGCAAACACTATCAACTATTGATGATCATCATGGGGGTGGTCTATTTGAAGATCTTGGAAAGTTGAGTCAATTGAGGGTATTGGGCATTTCAGGGATGACTATAGAACGTGGGAGGACTCTGTGTACCTCCATACAAAATATGGTACACCTTAAAATTTTGGTTGTAGGCTcaataaatgaaaatgagaTTATAGACTTACAATCAATTTCATCACCACCTCCATTTCTAGAGCATATTTATCTCTGGGGGCGATTAGAAAAGTTGCCCAACTGGATTCTAGAGCTTCAGAATCTTGTCACACTAATCTTATTTTTCTCATCATTGAAGGAAGATGCATTGTTGTGTGTCCAGACTTTGCCGAATCTAATTACCCTTTCCCTCAATCATGCGTATGATGGGGAGCAACTGCATTTTGAGGAAGGCTGTTTTCAAAAACTCAAGAAGCTCACACTCAGAGGGTTGAAAAATTTGAAGATGGTGGAAATAGGCAGAGGATCATTGCCCGGTCTTGAGCAACTAGAGATTGGGCCATGCCCGCAGATGAAGGAGCTACCCTCTGGAATCCAGCACCTAGAAAGGCTAAAGATTCTCGACTTCTATGAAATGCAGGGAGAATATGTGCTACGTATACAACCAAATGGAGGCGAAGATTATTGGAAAGTCAAGAAGGTAAGTACTATCCGTCTCATGTATAGGATTAAAGGAGAACGATATCAAACATACAAGCTGGGTGACTCAGACTTGTTGGAGCGTCTACAAGGACTACCATCCTAG